TCGCATTCTTTTGCATATAATATATTAATACAGAAAAAACTTCACTTTTGCAAAGTACAGTACATCCTTTCTTGTTGAAAAGGGGGTAGAGGAAGGGGGGGTTAAAGAGAATTTTGTAATGGGCTTGGAAATCACCCGACTTTCTGTGGGTTGGCTGCCCGAACACCTTGCTCATAAGTGATCCGCTGTGTGATTAAATACTGGGCAGCCTGGGTCGCAGCTGGCGTTCCTGTAATGGTCACCTTCCGATTCCTTGTGCCAGGCACAAACTCCCCCTTTTTGGAGATCTGTATCCTTGCACCAGTCAACTCCTGATATTCCACTAATGTTTTCCCGCCTTTCCCCAATATTGCACCAACTAGGTTTTCTGGGACCGCTATTTCGACCACGTCCTTTGATCCGTCTGTAGATTTTTCTGAGCCAAGGATGGCACTGGCAGCCAGTGGTGAGGCAGCACCGAAATAGCCGTTTGTGGCAGCAGTAGCAGCAGCAAGGCTACCCAGGGCAAATGTCCCCGCTGTTCCACCAACAGGGCTGCCACCGCCTGAGGCTTCACTCGCATATGTAGCCAGTAGGTTTGCTGCGGCTGCGGCGGCGGGATTTGCACTGGCTGCGGCTGCAGCCAATGCACCCGTGGCTGCAGCTTGACTCAAGCCCAAACCCAGTGTGTTAAGGTTATATCCGTAGCTGGCTAAAGTGTTGAGTGCAGAGGTGATGGCTACCAGGTCATTTCCTGTGAAGCCGGATAAAACCGCTGGGAAGGCGGCGACTCCAGCGAGGTTAGCATGTCCTAACAGCCCCGCAGCAGCCGCAGCAGTTGGTAACACCTCAGCAGTGTTGGCATAAGGGGATCCAGTTGGGTTGGAGTTGGCCACCGGACCAGTGACATTGGCATAGCTGATATTAAGACAGCTGCCACTCTGTGGGTCCTCCTGGATTTTCTGGATGATAAGTTCGACGGCTTTGCGGTTTTGTTCAGGTTCCCCACTCACCGTCACCACTCTCTCTTGCAAGTTTATCCCGTCTGGCTTTTGAGAGAGTTGTACCCAAGCTCCTGACTGCTCCATGACAGCTTTCACTGTGGCACCTCCCTTCCCAATGATCAGacctgcagtgctgttaggaacaaTTATTTTTACCTGTAAATAAAACACAAGCATCAGTATAGTTGACAGTCACTGTTTTCAAAATCTCTAGGTGTATGTACTAATTGAGGTGAAAGATGACATATGTTGGTAAGtgattttttcccccattttgcATCCAACTAGATCATGCATGACACAGGTGAGAGGAAATATAAGACTTACCCCTACTTTACCCTGCAAAGTACACCGTACTTTATTATTGAGATTTTCAGTTTCTACTCCACTTGCTTTACAGCCTCCCTGAACAGCCTTGCCAAATTAGTATCAAGTTATTATCAATTTTAAGGTATATTATACTGACTTATGCCCACTGGGAAGTGGATAgaagccattttttaaaattatgtaagACCTTTAGCAATTATCAGAGTGAAGAAACTTTCATCTTGACTACCTGGACTTCATTTGAACTTAGGTCACAGAAGCAGTGTTCCAAGTAGCAAGACTGCAAGTGTATAAAAATTAAGAAACTTTTAGATTATCAGTATGGAtaggatttgaacccaagttCCAGAGGTAAGAGAAGCAGCAAAACCTTTTCTAACTGATcactttccttttctctttggTTCAGTTTTTCCAATCTAAAATGTTTTCATCTCTGCAACTCTTTATCCTTCATATCTGTCTCT
The nucleotide sequence above comes from Heptranchias perlo isolate sHepPer1 chromosome 10, sHepPer1.hap1, whole genome shotgun sequence. Encoded proteins:
- the LOC137326376 gene encoding RNA-binding protein Nova-1, translating into MMAAAPIQQNGTHTEVPIDLDPPDSRKRPLEAPPEAGSTKRTNTGEDGQYFLKVLIPSYAAGSIIGKGGQTIVQLQKETGATIKLSKSKDFYPGTTERVCLIQGTVEALNAVHSFIAEKIREMPQNMAKTEPVSILQPQTTVNPDRIKQTLPSSPTTTKSSPSDPMTTTRANQVKIIVPNSTAGLIIGKGGATVKAVMEQSGAWVQLSQKPDGINLQERVVTVSGEPEQNRKAVELIIQKIQEDPQSGSCLNISYANVTGPVANSNPTGSPYANTAEVLPTAAAAAGLLGHANLAGVAAFPAVLSGFTGNDLVAITSALNTLASYGYNLNTLGLGLSQAAATGALAAAAASANPAAAAAANLLATYASEASGGGSPVGGTAGTFALGSLAAATAATNGYFGAASPLAASAILGSEKSTDGSKDVVEIAVPENLVGAILGKGGKTLVEYQELTGARIQISKKGEFVPGTRNRKVTITGTPAATQAAQYLITQRITYEQGVRAANPQKVG